In Natronococcus occultus SP4, the following proteins share a genomic window:
- a CDS encoding RNA-guided endonuclease TnpB family protein has translation MQSSKLTQTLSFGLDIDTGSDDDLQTGCIEARRIRNEANRLDRAGWNWSDITSTVVDNADHVNNTTQLIVDKALGEIEAYHDNKDDGWGRPYPYIDESYPIVMNHGEGYRLFPQDDRTVRFRITATRGTHVKGELHGSPDYFDRLRTAFTDEERRVGTAEVVHKHNEWRLHVTVTHETHQVASKHGADTIVGVDVNEDCIAVAAMSRSGSVKDSVVFEYPSVKEQRHAFFTKRKRMQKANQTAFETGVQTEERDYVHDCLHKVSRNVVEWISQFLAPVVVFEDLKEMRESIDYGARMNRRLHSLPFAALQEMVSYKAAWDGIPSDEVDPEYTSQRCPRTECQHTDRSNRHKKRFKCQQCGFQDHSDRKAAVCVVQNWLERETGNVPSLETLPRVWKVRRMASGAGGGPGSHGATFASGVYRHGTSAQDSSSQAREELKTVASAVQD, from the coding sequence GTGCAGTCGTCCAAACTCACTCAAACGCTGTCGTTCGGACTAGACATTGATACGGGGAGTGACGACGACCTGCAAACGGGCTGTATTGAGGCCCGCCGCATCCGCAACGAAGCCAATCGACTCGACCGAGCCGGTTGGAATTGGAGCGATATTACATCGACTGTCGTTGATAACGCCGATCACGTCAACAATACTACCCAACTTATCGTTGACAAGGCACTCGGTGAAATCGAAGCCTATCACGACAACAAAGATGACGGGTGGGGGCGACCCTACCCATACATCGACGAGTCGTACCCGATAGTGATGAATCACGGTGAAGGCTACCGTCTGTTCCCCCAAGACGACAGGACGGTTCGATTCCGCATCACCGCCACAAGAGGCACGCACGTCAAAGGTGAACTTCATGGCAGTCCAGATTATTTCGACCGATTGCGAACTGCCTTCACTGATGAGGAGCGGCGGGTTGGGACTGCTGAAGTCGTTCACAAACACAATGAGTGGCGGCTCCACGTCACCGTCACACACGAGACTCATCAAGTCGCCAGCAAGCACGGTGCAGACACGATTGTTGGTGTGGATGTGAACGAGGACTGTATTGCAGTTGCTGCAATGAGTCGAAGCGGTTCGGTGAAAGACTCCGTGGTGTTCGAGTATCCGTCGGTGAAAGAGCAGCGTCACGCGTTTTTCACCAAGCGCAAGCGGATGCAGAAAGCTAACCAGACCGCGTTCGAGACGGGCGTGCAGACTGAAGAACGTGACTACGTTCACGATTGCCTGCACAAAGTCTCGCGGAACGTTGTCGAATGGATCTCGCAGTTTTTGGCTCCGGTAGTCGTCTTTGAAGACCTCAAAGAGATGCGAGAGTCCATCGATTACGGGGCGCGGATGAACCGACGTCTGCACTCGCTCCCGTTCGCTGCACTCCAAGAGATGGTATCGTACAAAGCTGCGTGGGACGGGATTCCTTCCGACGAGGTTGATCCTGAGTACACGAGTCAGCGATGCCCAAGAACGGAGTGCCAGCACACAGACCGTTCGAATCGCCACAAGAAGCGATTCAAGTGTCAACAGTGTGGGTTCCAGGATCATTCCGATAGAAAGGCGGCGGTGTGTGTCGTACAGAACTGGTTAGAGCGAGAAACTGGAAATGTGCCATCTCTCGAAACCCTTCCACGGGTTTGGAAGGTGAGACGGATGGCATCGGGGGCTGGTGGAGGCCCCGGCTCTCACGGAGCAACTTTCGCTTCGGGTGTTTACCGACACGGAACGTCGGCGCAAGACTCTTCGAGTCAAGCGCGAGAGGAATTAAAGACCGTTGCGTCAGCAGTGCAGGACTAA
- a CDS encoding Hsp20/alpha crystallin family protein — protein sequence MASRRNPFDRLEELFDRLNRQFEEAPRTWETENGSRFAVAAGGTSLDLADHDDEFVVTVDVPGYEPDDLESRLSGDTLFLSGERGSETTDEREDYLRRERELESFSRQVTLPEPVDADGIEATVNNGVLTIRLPKLEPGGSSHAIDIE from the coding sequence ATGGCCAGCCGACGAAACCCCTTCGACCGCCTCGAGGAGCTATTCGACCGACTGAACCGCCAGTTCGAGGAGGCGCCACGGACGTGGGAGACCGAGAACGGCAGCCGGTTCGCGGTCGCCGCTGGCGGGACGAGCCTGGATCTGGCCGACCACGACGACGAGTTCGTCGTCACTGTCGACGTCCCGGGGTACGAGCCCGACGACCTCGAGAGTCGGCTCTCCGGCGACACCCTGTTTCTCAGCGGCGAGCGCGGGAGCGAGACGACCGACGAGCGCGAGGACTACCTCCGGCGCGAGCGCGAGCTCGAGTCGTTCAGCCGGCAGGTGACCCTCCCCGAACCCGTCGACGCCGACGGGATCGAGGCGACGGTCAACAACGGCGTGTTAACGATCCGGCTCCCAAAGCTCGAACCCGGCGGGAGCTCCCACGCGATCGACATCGAGTGA
- a CDS encoding RNA-binding protein, whose protein sequence is MPQIPLHYVDLRAFCYATEDEKRVEQALRTFLPEEFEIDRAESEGHYGDRILVLSARVENADDVRYVLSRLADLETLDTLLDELDDRVTENTELFLRLDKQAAFGETVRLGEGITFRAKVEAYPAKKEKAVENAEDVLERLRDEE, encoded by the coding sequence ATGCCACAGATTCCGCTTCACTACGTCGACCTGCGGGCGTTCTGTTACGCCACCGAGGACGAGAAACGCGTCGAGCAAGCGCTCCGAACCTTCCTCCCCGAGGAGTTCGAGATCGACCGCGCCGAGAGCGAGGGCCACTACGGCGACCGCATCCTGGTGCTCTCGGCCCGCGTCGAGAACGCCGACGATGTGCGCTACGTCCTCTCGCGGCTCGCCGACCTCGAGACCCTCGATACCCTGCTCGACGAGCTCGACGATCGGGTCACCGAGAACACCGAGCTCTTCTTGCGGCTCGACAAGCAGGCCGCCTTCGGCGAGACGGTCCGCCTCGGCGAGGGGATCACGTTCCGCGCGAAGGTCGAGGCCTACCCCGCCAAGAAGGAGAAGGCCGTCGAGAACGCCGAGGACGTCCTCGAGCGCCTGCGCGACGAGGAGTGA
- a CDS encoding winged helix-turn-helix domain-containing protein, with translation MSQSTTPGGTLPLEHLRTLVDLLENPTLARIYTHVLENDGATVENLITDLDLPQGTAYDYVGKLEEAGLITKTREQRPYEFTAEPLSITLTTDGEARTITAELVDAVGRREIVEDIDVYLDRHGIDGLATALEYAHEYVDGTVNHRIMARELDLSPLEAEIILQALEPVVLRHRSSE, from the coding sequence ATGTCTCAGTCAACGACGCCTGGCGGGACGCTCCCCCTCGAGCACCTTCGAACACTTGTTGATCTCCTCGAGAACCCAACGCTTGCCCGCATCTACACTCATGTGCTAGAAAACGACGGGGCTACCGTCGAAAATCTGATTACGGATCTTGATCTCCCACAAGGAACCGCCTACGATTATGTCGGAAAGCTCGAGGAGGCCGGACTGATAACAAAAACACGTGAACAGCGGCCATATGAATTCACAGCCGAGCCACTTTCAATTACGCTCACAACAGATGGTGAAGCACGCACGATCACCGCAGAACTCGTCGATGCAGTCGGCCGCCGCGAGATAGTCGAGGATATCGATGTCTATCTTGATCGTCATGGAATCGATGGCCTTGCAACCGCGCTTGAGTATGCTCATGAGTATGTCGACGGCACGGTCAACCATCGCATCATGGCGCGTGAACTCGATCTCTCTCCACTTGAAGCCGAGATAATTTTACAGGCACTTGAACCAGTCGTTCTCCGACACCGAAGCAGCGAATGA
- a CDS encoding ornithine cyclodeaminase family protein: MTDTLFLTSDDVAGLATPAEYVDAVREGYQQRGTGAPAEPRSKLVREEPSGMLTGYAAILPDSGVMGAYTYTAGFGAEDAWFVLSLFDADSGEPLALFDGASLNPFKTGATGAVGVDALAREDATTLAVIGSGAQARGQLRATATVRDLTEVRVYSPTVENREAFAADFDAELAADVRAVGSSTDAVAGADIVITATRASEPVFDGDVLEPGTHVTAMGQYGTDGRELDTTTIERATYVPDLRERATHDAGAFLAALEDGAVGEDHVHADLGEVVAGIEPGRTSAEELTVFDSGGTGVETVAAAGLLYERAREAGLGTEISFAPASEALTGD, translated from the coding sequence GTGACCGACACCCTGTTTCTGACCAGCGACGACGTCGCCGGGCTCGCAACGCCCGCCGAGTACGTCGACGCCGTCCGCGAGGGGTATCAACAGCGTGGGACGGGTGCTCCGGCCGAGCCCCGCTCGAAACTCGTCCGCGAGGAGCCCTCCGGGATGCTCACGGGGTACGCCGCGATCCTCCCAGATAGCGGAGTAATGGGCGCCTACACCTACACCGCCGGGTTCGGCGCCGAGGACGCCTGGTTCGTGCTGTCGCTGTTCGACGCCGACAGCGGCGAGCCCCTGGCACTGTTCGACGGGGCGAGCCTGAACCCGTTCAAAACCGGCGCGACGGGTGCTGTCGGCGTCGACGCCCTGGCCCGCGAGGACGCGACGACGCTTGCGGTGATCGGCAGCGGCGCCCAGGCCCGGGGCCAGCTGCGCGCGACCGCGACCGTCCGCGACCTGACCGAGGTTCGAGTCTACTCGCCGACCGTCGAGAACCGCGAGGCGTTCGCGGCCGACTTCGACGCCGAGCTCGCTGCCGACGTCCGGGCGGTCGGCTCGAGCACCGACGCCGTCGCCGGCGCGGATATCGTGATCACGGCGACGCGGGCGAGCGAACCGGTGTTCGACGGCGACGTCCTCGAGCCCGGCACCCACGTGACGGCGATGGGCCAGTACGGCACCGACGGCCGCGAGCTGGACACGACGACGATCGAACGAGCGACGTACGTGCCCGACCTCCGCGAGCGGGCGACTCACGACGCCGGAGCCTTCCTCGCGGCGCTGGAGGACGGCGCCGTCGGCGAGGACCACGTCCACGCCGATCTCGGCGAGGTCGTCGCCGGGATCGAACCGGGGCGGACGAGCGCCGAGGAGCTCACCGTCTTCGACAGCGGCGGCACCGGGGTCGAGACCGTCGCCGCTGCCGGACTGCTCTACGAACGGGCCCGGGAGGCGGGGCTCGGCACCGAGATCTCGTTCGCACCGGCGAGCGAGGCGCTCACCGGGGACTGA
- a CDS encoding type 1 glutamine amidotransferase domain-containing protein, with translation MTNALFVVSEEGYWGEECVEPLETLSDAGVEITVATPSGGPPKLDETSADPDEVGEETAEHVREVHESDERLNDPIPVARADGETYDAVVFPGGHGTEWDVNQDSDARRLLREAVEGEDGKALVVCHAVGMLGFARDSQGAFIVNGREVTGFPNEWEEEIVDENDVMPDGRKLPYWVADEVEVAGGEFEPELDQDTSVTVDGDLLTARGPESSSAAADRLLEELDL, from the coding sequence ATGACGAACGCGCTGTTTGTCGTCAGTGAGGAAGGCTACTGGGGCGAGGAATGTGTCGAGCCCCTCGAAACGCTCTCCGATGCGGGCGTCGAGATCACCGTTGCGACGCCGTCGGGCGGCCCGCCGAAGCTCGACGAGACGTCGGCCGACCCCGACGAAGTCGGCGAGGAGACCGCCGAACACGTCCGGGAGGTCCACGAGAGCGACGAGCGACTGAACGACCCGATTCCGGTCGCGCGGGCCGACGGCGAGACCTACGACGCCGTCGTCTTCCCGGGCGGTCACGGCACCGAGTGGGACGTCAACCAGGACAGCGACGCCCGGCGACTGCTTCGGGAGGCCGTCGAGGGCGAGGACGGGAAAGCGCTCGTGGTCTGTCACGCCGTCGGGATGCTCGGGTTCGCCCGCGACAGCCAGGGAGCGTTCATCGTCAACGGCCGTGAGGTCACCGGCTTCCCCAACGAGTGGGAGGAAGAGATCGTCGACGAGAACGACGTGATGCCCGACGGGCGCAAACTTCCCTACTGGGTCGCCGACGAGGTCGAGGTCGCGGGTGGCGAGTTCGAGCCCGAACTCGACCAGGACACGAGCGTCACCGTCGACGGCGACCTGCTTACGGCGCGGGGCCCCGAGTCCTCGAGCGCCGCCGCGGATCGGCTCCTCGAGGAGCTCGACCTGTAG
- a CDS encoding DHH family phosphoesterase, which yields MPSAAELVAILECRDSLAIACHDNPDPDCLASALALETIADEAGIEDVTIAYGGEISHQQNRAFVSLLELSLRALAETDVGDYDAVAFVDHSQPGANTELPATVRPEIVVDHHPGDPVEGEFVDVRVDYGATATIFVEYLEELGIEPTSRLASALLFALHRERLDFVRNPTAREYETALAIYPRADLELLDQLYGSAFSAPTLDAIGRAIATRQQRGSSMVATVGRTTETDALPQAADYLLNLEGVDTVLVYGVVDDAIRLSARSIDPAIHIGEAVSDGFDELGSAGGHHDMAGGRIELAAIAEDVDPDARDLLTVVGSRLPKRFFAVLEPETDADDA from the coding sequence ATGCCCAGTGCGGCCGAGCTCGTCGCGATCCTCGAGTGTCGCGACTCGCTGGCGATCGCCTGTCACGACAACCCCGATCCCGACTGTCTGGCTAGCGCGCTTGCGCTCGAGACGATCGCCGACGAGGCCGGTATCGAGGACGTGACCATCGCCTACGGCGGCGAGATCTCCCACCAGCAAAACCGCGCGTTCGTCTCCTTGCTCGAGCTCTCGCTGCGAGCGCTCGCGGAGACCGACGTCGGGGACTACGACGCAGTCGCGTTCGTCGACCACTCCCAGCCTGGCGCCAACACCGAGCTCCCGGCGACGGTTCGACCCGAGATCGTGGTCGATCACCATCCCGGCGACCCCGTCGAAGGCGAGTTCGTCGACGTCCGCGTCGACTACGGTGCGACCGCGACGATCTTCGTCGAGTACCTCGAGGAGCTCGGAATCGAGCCGACCTCGCGGCTGGCGTCGGCGCTGCTCTTTGCCCTCCACCGCGAGCGGCTCGACTTCGTCCGCAACCCGACCGCCCGTGAGTACGAGACGGCGCTGGCGATCTACCCGCGGGCCGACCTCGAACTTCTCGACCAGCTGTACGGCAGCGCCTTCTCCGCGCCGACGCTGGACGCGATCGGGCGGGCGATCGCGACCCGCCAGCAACGGGGGTCCTCGATGGTCGCGACCGTCGGGCGAACCACCGAAACCGACGCCTTACCCCAGGCCGCGGACTACTTGCTCAACCTGGAGGGGGTGGACACGGTGTTGGTCTACGGCGTCGTCGACGACGCGATCCGGCTGAGTGCCCGCTCGATCGATCCCGCGATCCACATCGGCGAGGCCGTAAGCGACGGGTTCGACGAGCTTGGCTCCGCGGGCGGCCACCACGACATGGCCGGCGGCCGGATCGAGCTGGCGGCGATCGCCGAGGACGTCGACCCCGACGCCAGGGACCTGCTGACGGTCGTCGGCAGTCGGCTGCCCAAGCGGTTTTTCGCGGTCCTCGAACCCGAAACCGACGCAGACGACGCGTGA